A genomic segment from Luteolibacter ambystomatis encodes:
- a CDS encoding AAA domain-containing protein — MTSRPLLKKSARELEALAQEAETNLPLLREILAELGFRTTSAADRLRKSLERQLAATNPPVAQQTTAPAQDREMNSAHDSSGPRSGPEGDDPGQAKVTVASRPKPPVTNEPVHILEAWTALEVLSPQGYRRESDLAAGKQTDIAPLLPGLPMPWDLDTRSKPGKKLLFEVVLGTLSLGPAVASLLKVYSDRRPDLPSRSDTAILASIMVDKEGRPFEEESSLVISSFAWGVPVALRGDLTALAAWPAQERLIRRDLHRQLFHRLPSGEIPPLDLPTILNAFRFLVARLNLDGQETREPHFAIRRYEFFASKLPSEPSCILNSFFLRDLELARGLSAAGKAPETLKLYLGQSVPPIRKNLLDDQKALRGILAPQNTPPGRWPSAGGHALAVLQQAAVNGTFGRSESGSILAVNGPPGTGKTTLLRDIVAARIVERAEAMVGYDDPAQAFKATSQSVQRKGANLTFHRLDPSLRGLEMVVASSNNRAVENVSAELPTMAAMGQHVPEARYFPSVANHVLGGENWGVIAAVLGNSSNRFNFSERFWRDEEKGLSTYLNHAAGTPQVVHEKDASGVLRTRTREVVLSESPPQGRQEARQRWAAARKEFLSASEAVKALLSRKEEIHQALTEIPLNVARLDALQRQCRSAEAESRSAESRRQQSAAEHLHSVEEHQVSDRQLSEHRGRRPGWLALIFNLGSAKDWKATQRSLSATRDLTQGKLLEAEKRSQLDSRSAAEAVEREKTLKTQLAKLQSQLEQLLGRVNLAKEGGAVVPDDEYFAWPRDARETASIWFSRDEQVLRDKLFAAAVNLHRAFIDAAADPIRQNLGVFMDSFGTRSFGTSEKDALIEDLWATFFLVVPVVSTTFASMERMFAQVKPGAIGWLLVDEGGQATPQAAVGGLLRARRSVIVGDPLQIEPVVTLPNTLTEEICGQFGISALKFNAPEASAQTLADAASPQCGRFPAGSGWREVGSPLLVHRRCDSPMFEISNSIAYANLMVTAKPPPSVTPPLGISCWINVREASAFDKWSEEEGNEVISLLRRLRSMRVPPDLYVVTPFVIVQDRLRSLIAQSGVLNGWANDANAWPYQNVGTVHTVQGREAATVIFVLGAPSASQKGARSWAGGTPNLLNVAITRAKSALYVVGNRELWAEAGVFRELHNLIG; from the coding sequence ATGACAAGCCGTCCCCTCCTCAAGAAATCTGCACGGGAATTGGAAGCACTCGCTCAAGAGGCCGAGACCAATTTGCCATTGCTCAGGGAGATTCTGGCCGAATTGGGTTTCCGCACTACATCGGCAGCCGACCGGTTGCGAAAGTCGTTGGAACGCCAGCTAGCCGCTACGAACCCACCTGTCGCACAACAGACGACAGCACCTGCACAAGATCGCGAAATGAATTCGGCCCACGATTCGAGCGGGCCTCGTTCGGGGCCCGAAGGAGATGACCCGGGGCAAGCCAAAGTCACCGTCGCATCGAGACCAAAGCCACCCGTGACCAACGAGCCAGTCCATATCTTGGAAGCTTGGACTGCACTAGAGGTGCTTTCACCTCAGGGATACCGCCGAGAAAGTGACCTCGCTGCTGGAAAGCAAACCGACATCGCCCCCTTGCTTCCCGGTCTCCCTATGCCGTGGGACCTCGACACCCGATCCAAGCCTGGCAAGAAGCTCCTTTTCGAGGTTGTTCTGGGAACTCTCAGTTTAGGGCCTGCCGTCGCCTCTTTGTTGAAAGTCTATTCGGATCGGCGTCCCGACCTGCCTTCCAGATCAGACACGGCGATACTCGCAAGCATCATGGTCGACAAGGAAGGACGACCTTTTGAAGAGGAGTCCTCGCTCGTTATTTCAAGCTTTGCATGGGGAGTGCCTGTGGCACTGCGGGGAGACCTGACTGCATTGGCCGCTTGGCCTGCACAAGAACGCCTGATTAGGCGTGACCTTCACCGCCAGCTGTTTCACAGGCTTCCATCCGGTGAGATTCCTCCTCTGGATCTGCCCACAATCCTCAACGCGTTCCGTTTCCTCGTGGCCAGGTTGAACCTGGATGGACAGGAAACGCGGGAACCACACTTCGCGATCCGTCGCTATGAGTTCTTTGCGAGCAAACTCCCATCGGAACCGTCCTGCATTCTGAATTCATTTTTCCTCAGGGATCTTGAACTAGCTCGCGGCCTCTCTGCTGCGGGCAAGGCTCCGGAAACTTTGAAGCTCTATCTGGGACAGAGCGTTCCTCCCATCAGGAAGAACCTCTTGGACGACCAGAAAGCTCTACGGGGAATTCTCGCGCCGCAAAATACCCCCCCGGGCCGCTGGCCATCCGCCGGAGGGCACGCATTGGCCGTCCTTCAACAAGCTGCAGTCAACGGCACGTTTGGCAGGTCGGAAAGCGGGAGTATTCTGGCGGTAAATGGACCTCCCGGCACCGGAAAGACCACGCTTCTGCGCGACATCGTCGCAGCTCGAATCGTTGAGCGCGCTGAAGCCATGGTTGGCTATGACGACCCCGCTCAAGCGTTCAAAGCCACCTCGCAATCTGTTCAGCGGAAAGGCGCGAACCTGACCTTCCATCGCCTTGATCCCTCTCTTCGAGGCCTGGAGATGGTGGTCGCATCATCAAACAACAGAGCGGTCGAAAATGTAAGCGCTGAGCTGCCGACCATGGCCGCGATGGGACAGCATGTTCCTGAAGCACGCTACTTTCCCTCAGTGGCGAACCATGTCTTGGGAGGCGAGAACTGGGGTGTCATCGCGGCCGTCCTTGGAAACAGCAGCAACCGTTTCAACTTCAGCGAGCGATTTTGGCGGGACGAAGAGAAAGGACTTTCTACCTACCTCAATCACGCAGCAGGCACTCCGCAGGTTGTTCACGAGAAGGATGCGTCCGGAGTTCTCAGGACCAGAACTCGGGAAGTCGTCCTTTCAGAGTCCCCTCCCCAAGGAAGACAGGAAGCACGCCAAAGATGGGCGGCAGCACGGAAGGAATTCCTTTCTGCGAGCGAAGCGGTGAAGGCTCTCCTCTCGAGGAAGGAAGAGATTCATCAAGCACTGACGGAGATTCCCCTCAACGTCGCGCGGCTCGACGCGCTCCAACGGCAATGTCGTTCGGCGGAGGCAGAATCACGGTCAGCTGAAAGCCGAAGGCAGCAATCCGCCGCGGAACATCTACATTCGGTTGAAGAGCATCAGGTTTCTGATCGGCAATTGTCTGAGCATCGAGGGAGACGGCCTGGATGGCTTGCCTTGATCTTCAATCTGGGCAGCGCGAAGGATTGGAAGGCCACGCAGAGGTCGCTCTCGGCAACCCGTGATTTGACTCAAGGAAAACTACTTGAAGCGGAGAAACGTTCCCAACTGGATTCCCGCAGTGCCGCTGAAGCCGTCGAACGGGAGAAGACCCTCAAGACGCAGCTCGCGAAGTTGCAATCGCAGCTTGAACAGCTTCTCGGACGCGTGAATCTCGCCAAAGAAGGCGGGGCGGTTGTGCCAGACGACGAGTATTTCGCCTGGCCCCGGGACGCGCGGGAAACGGCATCGATCTGGTTTAGTCGGGATGAGCAGGTTCTCCGGGACAAATTGTTTGCGGCGGCGGTCAATCTCCACCGCGCCTTCATCGACGCCGCGGCCGATCCCATTCGCCAGAACCTAGGGGTATTCATGGATAGCTTTGGCACCAGATCGTTCGGCACCTCCGAGAAGGACGCGCTCATCGAAGATTTGTGGGCCACCTTCTTCCTCGTTGTGCCGGTGGTTTCCACGACTTTCGCCTCCATGGAGCGCATGTTCGCTCAGGTCAAACCGGGAGCCATCGGCTGGCTCTTGGTGGATGAAGGAGGTCAAGCGACTCCACAGGCTGCAGTGGGAGGACTCCTTCGCGCGCGCCGCTCCGTCATCGTGGGCGATCCACTGCAGATCGAACCCGTGGTGACGCTCCCCAATACATTGACCGAAGAGATTTGCGGTCAGTTCGGAATCTCTGCTCTGAAGTTCAATGCGCCCGAGGCCTCAGCGCAGACCTTGGCCGACGCTGCCAGTCCGCAATGCGGGCGATTCCCGGCAGGAAGCGGTTGGAGGGAGGTCGGATCTCCGCTTCTGGTTCACCGCAGATGCGACAGCCCAATGTTCGAGATTTCGAACTCGATCGCCTACGCCAATCTAATGGTGACTGCGAAGCCGCCGCCGTCGGTCACTCCGCCCTTGGGAATTTCCTGCTGGATCAATGTTCGAGAAGCCAGCGCCTTCGACAAATGGTCAGAAGAGGAAGGAAATGAGGTGATCTCGCTCCTGCGCCGACTTCGTTCGATGAGAGTACCACCTGACCTCTACGTCGTGACGCCGTTCGTCATCGTCCAAGATCGATTGCGAAGTTTGATCGCCCAAAGTGGCGTCCTCAATGGTTGGGCGAATGACGCGAATGCCTGGCCCTATCAAAACGTCGGCACGGTGCACACGGTCCAGGGCCGCGAGGCGGCGACCGTGATATTCGTGCTGGGAGCTCCTTCGGCTTCGCAAAAAGGGGCGAGATCCTGGGCTGGAGGAACCCCGAATCTCCTCAATGTCGCAATCACCCGCGCTAAATCTGCGCTGTACGTTGTGGGTAATCGTGAACTCTGGGCCGAGGCCGGCGTATTCCGGGAACTTCACAACCTGATCGGCTAG
- a CDS encoding helix-turn-helix domain-containing protein codes for MAEEIYRRIGRNIRERRLAMGWSLEKLAGTLGVSYQQLQKYETGTNRLPSHMLVILAARFGCSTDELCGLSREPLPLEALGLVRCIGRTASAELKCKILGLIDAAAMLASEAERVAASDAGQITSVELKELQEIG; via the coding sequence TTGGCGGAAGAGATTTATAGGAGAATTGGAAGGAACATCCGAGAGCGGCGGCTTGCGATGGGGTGGTCCCTGGAAAAGCTGGCCGGGACGCTTGGGGTCTCATACCAGCAGTTGCAAAAGTACGAGACTGGCACAAATCGTTTGCCGTCTCACATGCTGGTGATACTCGCTGCAAGGTTCGGATGCTCTACCGATGAATTGTGCGGGCTGAGTCGAGAGCCGTTGCCCTTGGAGGCTCTGGGGCTAGTTCGGTGCATCGGGCGCACTGCTTCGGCCGAGCTGAAGTGCAAGATACTCGGGCTTATCGATGCCGCAGCGATGCTGGCATCGGAGGCTGAGAGAGTAGCCGCCTCCGATGCAGGACAGATCACCTCGGTGGAGCTGAAAGAACTCCAAGAGATCGGGTGA
- a CDS encoding tyrosine-type recombinase/integrase yields the protein MGDSSHKAYDSAGKRKYLTEAEGRRFLKAAAALSTRERLLCESLYFLGCRVSEALQLTPTCVDVGESVILIRCLKKRGKEVTRRVLVPKRLAKELVDLGAQAEERLWPISRMTAWRIVKRVMAVAGISGIHAMPKGLRHGFGVRAALAKLPLHLIQRYMGHSYSTTTAIYLDVVGDEERTLVCRTWR from the coding sequence ATGGGCGATTCAAGCCACAAAGCATACGACTCCGCGGGAAAGCGGAAGTACCTAACAGAAGCGGAAGGCAGGAGATTCTTGAAAGCGGCCGCCGCGTTGTCCACGCGTGAGCGGCTGCTATGTGAGTCTCTCTATTTTCTTGGCTGCCGTGTCAGCGAAGCGCTTCAGCTCACCCCAACCTGTGTGGATGTGGGGGAATCTGTGATCCTGATCCGATGCTTAAAGAAACGTGGGAAGGAGGTCACCCGACGAGTCTTGGTGCCCAAGCGTCTTGCAAAGGAACTGGTGGATCTCGGTGCCCAGGCCGAAGAGCGCCTTTGGCCGATCTCGCGCATGACAGCTTGGCGGATCGTAAAGAGGGTAATGGCGGTTGCCGGAATCAGTGGCATCCACGCGATGCCCAAGGGGCTTCGGCATGGATTTGGCGTGCGAGCGGCACTCGCCAAACTGCCACTTCATCTTATCCAGCGGTATATGGGACATTCCTACTCTACAACCACAGCCATCTACCTCGACGTAGTGGGAGACGAGGAACGAACCCTCGTTTGTAGGACATGGCGCTGA
- a CDS encoding RICIN domain-containing protein, translated as MAPERELIASGWKADPEPAVAHFAQWANKYLSAPASSRSELEDEGVKLASARREFLASVISTDPRRVLADAVPLATREQLPEAVESLLEERVSGYGDLYSIYTTPAMDGSGGAPVFDLADIGGQSYDAFRYGKRTSTQYINGASLHGVAIDKKLAVLDSPLRTLEPGEKLEARIVNEFCPVSEETVAKPGVGTVAGDEKTIFQVGTDLFGTCEPAHVTNVESVIEAKERNSGNTKEALANHDLKTVYRKGVTDGSGILALGDSNASGSTGYMGKAPTSLTLGGRNILIMRVQPTDKPFPAAQTPAFFDDVMNRAGDGLNARIRRISYNKSWINRADVTPVLDLPQNSAYYTTGGYQFSRWKEDSKAAAAAAGFNLADYSFFIVAHDGYSLPGFAPGWGGNGAIYCNGNFSVQLFIHEYGHLFSLKHANAWTSTDGNPISPSRVHREYGDANDPMGNAWGTSEFNSYNAYYKNLCGWLPDSSVQTITRSGTYRVYQDDGATSENRTLALKLGRDYEYNYWISIRGETIPQVNFNNGVAVMAVSSWTSSDSHLLDMNDPSDNRDNAPLAVNQSWYDSAADLTIRTVAVGGSNPNRYADVQITFGPRHQGGYRPLVSGGVYRLKNRFNGKYLDVPGNSSANNLPVQVATASGTASQNWVAWRNADGSYSFNHQGTDKWLDVAGNGNADGTEITQYTGNSSDGQKWWVGQNAAAHVILVHKGADKVLDMDPNGVNDVHQWGYNDGNQQQWYPELVAIVPGTYRVMPRHAQYQALDIAGVSTADGAQAHIWEFVGGANQKWEVSNPVGAWLRLSPTHAVSKALDVDGGSSANGTKIQQWAWYNNTAQHWGISRIDSNWLRFTPESSAGSCLEVNGNDNQFANGSIVQQWQFNGGLDQQWRFADAN; from the coding sequence ATGGCTCCTGAGCGCGAACTTATCGCCTCCGGTTGGAAGGCCGATCCCGAGCCCGCGGTGGCCCACTTCGCGCAATGGGCGAATAAGTATCTATCGGCACCCGCTTCCAGCCGCTCAGAGCTGGAGGATGAGGGGGTGAAACTTGCTTCAGCAAGACGTGAATTCCTGGCGAGTGTGATCTCGACCGACCCACGTCGCGTTTTGGCGGATGCTGTGCCATTGGCGACTCGCGAGCAGCTTCCTGAAGCGGTGGAGTCTCTGTTGGAGGAGCGGGTGAGCGGCTATGGAGACCTCTATTCAATCTATACCACGCCCGCAATGGACGGAAGCGGCGGAGCGCCCGTTTTCGATCTCGCGGATATCGGCGGGCAGAGCTATGACGCCTTCCGCTACGGAAAGCGCACCTCGACGCAGTACATAAACGGCGCCTCCCTTCATGGCGTGGCGATCGACAAAAAACTCGCGGTGCTTGATAGCCCGCTGCGGACCTTGGAGCCAGGCGAGAAGCTCGAGGCCCGGATTGTAAACGAGTTTTGCCCGGTTTCTGAGGAAACAGTGGCAAAACCTGGCGTGGGAACTGTGGCCGGAGACGAGAAGACGATATTCCAGGTAGGCACAGACCTCTTTGGTACTTGCGAGCCCGCGCACGTGACGAACGTGGAGAGTGTGATTGAAGCCAAGGAAAGGAACTCTGGCAACACGAAGGAGGCTTTGGCAAACCACGACCTGAAGACGGTCTACAGGAAGGGCGTAACGGACGGATCTGGGATCCTCGCATTGGGTGACAGTAATGCCTCTGGATCTACAGGCTATATGGGCAAGGCACCCACGAGCCTGACCTTGGGCGGAAGGAACATCCTGATCATGCGCGTGCAGCCGACTGACAAGCCGTTCCCCGCGGCCCAGACGCCGGCATTTTTCGATGACGTCATGAACCGTGCGGGCGACGGCTTGAATGCACGAATCCGACGTATATCGTATAACAAGAGCTGGATCAATCGCGCCGATGTCACTCCAGTATTGGACCTCCCGCAGAACTCTGCGTACTACACAACGGGTGGATACCAATTCAGCCGATGGAAGGAGGACTCGAAAGCTGCGGCCGCTGCTGCGGGCTTCAACCTAGCAGACTACTCCTTCTTTATAGTCGCCCATGATGGCTATAGCCTCCCCGGATTTGCTCCCGGTTGGGGCGGAAACGGTGCCATCTATTGCAATGGTAATTTCAGCGTCCAGCTCTTCATTCACGAGTATGGGCACCTGTTCAGCCTTAAGCACGCGAATGCGTGGACTAGCACCGATGGCAACCCCATTTCACCTAGCCGCGTACACAGGGAATACGGCGACGCGAACGACCCAATGGGAAATGCTTGGGGAACCAGCGAATTCAACAGCTACAATGCCTACTATAAGAACCTATGCGGCTGGCTTCCAGATTCGTCGGTGCAGACGATTACCCGTAGTGGGACGTATCGTGTCTATCAGGATGATGGTGCCACGTCTGAGAATAGGACTCTAGCGCTGAAGCTTGGACGTGATTACGAGTATAATTACTGGATCTCGATCCGCGGTGAAACGATCCCACAAGTGAATTTCAACAACGGCGTGGCGGTGATGGCGGTGTCTTCATGGACCTCTTCCGACTCTCACCTGCTAGATATGAACGATCCTAGCGATAATCGTGACAATGCGCCGCTGGCCGTCAACCAGTCATGGTATGATTCGGCGGCCGATCTGACGATCAGGACCGTGGCGGTTGGGGGATCGAACCCGAATCGTTACGCCGATGTGCAGATCACGTTTGGACCTCGCCACCAAGGAGGCTATCGTCCCTTGGTCAGCGGTGGAGTGTATCGCCTTAAGAACCGGTTCAACGGAAAATACTTGGACGTCCCTGGTAACAGCTCTGCCAACAACCTTCCGGTCCAAGTGGCGACAGCTTCCGGCACTGCCTCCCAAAACTGGGTGGCGTGGCGCAATGCGGACGGCTCCTACAGTTTCAACCACCAAGGAACGGACAAGTGGTTGGACGTAGCGGGCAACGGAAATGCCGATGGTACGGAGATCACCCAATACACGGGCAATTCCAGCGATGGCCAGAAATGGTGGGTGGGACAGAACGCGGCTGCTCATGTGATCCTGGTCCACAAGGGGGCTGACAAAGTACTGGATATGGATCCCAACGGGGTGAATGACGTTCACCAATGGGGCTATAACGATGGCAACCAGCAGCAGTGGTATCCAGAGCTCGTCGCAATCGTTCCGGGCACCTATCGCGTGATGCCAAGGCATGCACAGTATCAGGCTCTGGACATTGCGGGAGTCTCGACCGCGGATGGGGCGCAAGCACACATCTGGGAATTTGTTGGGGGCGCAAACCAGAAATGGGAGGTAAGCAATCCGGTCGGTGCTTGGTTGCGACTGAGCCCAACGCATGCAGTGTCCAAGGCCCTCGATGTGGATGGCGGCAGCTCCGCAAACGGCACTAAGATCCAGCAATGGGCGTGGTACAACAATACTGCCCAGCATTGGGGAATCAGCCGGATTGATAGCAATTGGCTCCGATTCACCCCGGAGAGTTCTGCGGGAAGCTGCTTGGAAGTGAACGGGAACGATAACCAGTTTGCAAACGGCAGCATCGTTCAGCAGTGGCAATTCAACGGTGGGCTGGATCAGCAGTGGCGGTTCGCTGATGCGAACTGA
- a CDS encoding DUF4238 domain-containing protein produces MNIGIWLVRPGSSARSKSVGQKENNHYSPIVANKAWCDETNHFLAYERNIHVGGVSSARKGKAQWGRVKNLYPKAVEEALDRELETKIGEIFGRLLTLGSLDAGQRRLWAQFLRSQFVRTPSFIRYEEFAREALSLSDRPACDRVGCEHCLDLHMVTGRDWMLLVAHEDDYFVRTDNPVYTTGFLEDPDSVLYYPLGPKVCFVACSMPQNWEPLAGAAVERAVPAYALDKGGALVLNFHFCRSSDRTLIIHPAHQGQISEAMFTEILGLYPQPPFDLHHLGMGDKEALMESLRRLMCEADGRNYSSFDASEMGPRYFPRRDDQ; encoded by the coding sequence GTGAATATCGGCATTTGGCTTGTCCGGCCCGGAAGTTCGGCTAGGAGCAAAAGCGTGGGCCAGAAGGAAAACAATCACTACTCTCCGATCGTTGCCAACAAGGCGTGGTGCGACGAAACAAACCACTTCCTTGCCTACGAAAGGAACATCCATGTGGGTGGGGTGAGTAGTGCGCGCAAGGGCAAGGCACAGTGGGGAAGGGTGAAGAACCTCTACCCGAAGGCGGTTGAGGAAGCTCTAGACCGGGAGCTGGAAACCAAGATTGGAGAGATCTTCGGACGTCTTCTAACACTCGGTAGCCTAGATGCCGGGCAGAGGAGGCTATGGGCGCAATTTCTGCGGTCTCAGTTTGTAAGGACGCCGTCCTTCATCCGCTACGAGGAATTTGCTAGAGAAGCATTGTCGCTTTCGGATCGTCCCGCCTGCGACCGAGTTGGTTGTGAGCATTGCCTGGATCTTCACATGGTTACGGGGAGAGATTGGATGCTGCTGGTCGCTCACGAGGATGACTACTTCGTGCGCACGGATAATCCGGTCTACACCACGGGGTTCCTGGAGGATCCTGACTCAGTCCTCTACTATCCGCTTGGTCCGAAGGTCTGCTTTGTAGCCTGTTCGATGCCCCAGAACTGGGAGCCGCTGGCAGGAGCCGCGGTAGAACGAGCAGTTCCTGCCTATGCGCTGGATAAGGGTGGTGCTTTGGTTCTCAATTTCCACTTTTGCCGTTCGTCCGATCGAACGTTGATCATCCACCCTGCACATCAGGGCCAGATCAGCGAGGCGATGTTTACCGAGATCCTTGGCCTCTACCCGCAGCCTCCTTTTGATTTGCACCACCTTGGAATGGGCGACAAGGAGGCGTTGATGGAGAGCCTCCGCCGGCTGATGTGCGAGGCTGATGGCCGGAACTACTCTAGTTTCGACGCTTCAGAGATGGGGCCACGATATTTCCCGCGTAGGGATGATCAATAG
- a CDS encoding phospholipase D-like domain-containing protein: MKVRVYHNGDDVFIAWKPDGFIEDCRGFALMRRRNGIEEVVSTWVGFEGQAHKDGERRSSTNWPIQKYQWTDYMASPGDKLAYRVLPMIGPNKESLRIDSSNASEWTEEIELTREFAPGIEAYFNRGIVAAQWVSRRLGITDTDLKATKLSKIISTPNDKFREYLFGPLGARLFQVLDEAANDGRDVYAALYELDDEQLEAALENLGERAHVVLANGSVKQKGGDQNAPARERLTGKIDLYDRILKPGVLGHNKFLVITDNSGKPRWVWTGSQNWTKTGLCTQANNSLLIDNPALAKEYFQQWERLRDAGGETPEELKESNSTVRSKKIGKTPLNLWFTPTIGQVDLEEARDIIVNAKQAILFLMFNPGPKDTLLNKIIETARKGAVGNRLYIRGAINQDPSTTTNPVTLFDSENQQKSDFEVVLPAAVDKATNWFRRELKKLPQAFAMVHSKVVIVDPFGKNPYIFTGSHNLGPKASGTNDENLLVIRGAPGLAAAYAANIMAIYNQYRWRFRSSIQPPGKRWDGLKDNDQWQKGYLKEGSTALREINFWIGG, translated from the coding sequence ATGAAAGTAAGGGTCTACCACAATGGCGACGATGTATTCATTGCTTGGAAGCCGGACGGCTTCATCGAGGATTGCCGCGGATTTGCATTGATGCGGCGAAGGAACGGCATCGAGGAGGTCGTCAGCACTTGGGTTGGCTTTGAGGGCCAGGCTCACAAAGACGGTGAGCGGAGGTCATCCACCAACTGGCCGATTCAGAAGTACCAGTGGACCGACTATATGGCCAGTCCCGGCGACAAGCTTGCCTACCGGGTCCTTCCGATGATCGGACCCAACAAGGAATCCCTTCGCATCGATTCATCCAACGCGAGTGAGTGGACAGAGGAAATCGAGCTGACCCGCGAGTTTGCCCCTGGCATTGAAGCATATTTCAACCGCGGAATTGTAGCAGCCCAATGGGTTTCCCGGCGCCTGGGAATCACCGATACAGATCTCAAGGCTACGAAGCTATCCAAGATAATCTCCACTCCTAACGACAAGTTCCGCGAATATCTTTTCGGTCCCCTTGGAGCCCGCCTGTTCCAAGTTCTAGACGAAGCCGCCAATGACGGGCGCGACGTCTACGCGGCGCTCTACGAACTCGACGACGAGCAGTTGGAGGCAGCTCTTGAGAATCTCGGTGAGCGCGCGCACGTCGTCCTTGCCAACGGCAGCGTCAAACAAAAGGGCGGCGATCAGAACGCCCCTGCCCGCGAGCGTCTCACCGGCAAGATCGACCTCTATGATCGAATTCTGAAACCCGGAGTCTTGGGGCACAACAAATTCCTCGTCATCACCGATAACTCTGGAAAGCCGCGCTGGGTTTGGACCGGAAGCCAGAACTGGACCAAGACGGGCCTCTGCACGCAGGCGAATAACTCACTGCTCATTGATAACCCCGCGCTGGCCAAGGAATATTTCCAGCAGTGGGAGAGATTGCGGGATGCAGGCGGAGAAACTCCAGAAGAGCTCAAAGAAAGCAACAGTACCGTCCGCTCGAAGAAGATCGGCAAGACCCCGCTCAATTTGTGGTTCACCCCGACAATTGGCCAGGTCGACTTGGAAGAGGCCCGCGACATCATCGTCAATGCCAAGCAGGCGATTCTCTTTCTAATGTTCAATCCGGGTCCGAAAGATACCCTTCTCAACAAGATCATCGAGACCGCCCGCAAAGGCGCCGTCGGCAACCGCCTCTACATCCGCGGCGCGATCAATCAGGACCCGAGCACAACCACAAATCCGGTGACGCTCTTCGATTCGGAGAACCAACAGAAGTCCGATTTCGAGGTCGTCCTACCGGCAGCAGTGGACAAGGCAACCAACTGGTTCCGTCGTGAGCTGAAGAAGCTTCCTCAGGCCTTCGCAATGGTCCACAGCAAGGTAGTCATCGTGGATCCTTTCGGGAAGAACCCATACATCTTCACCGGCTCGCACAACCTCGGCCCAAAGGCCAGTGGCACCAATGACGAGAACCTCCTCGTCATCCGCGGCGCTCCCGGCCTGGCGGCTGCCTACGCGGCCAACATCATGGCGATCTACAATCAATACCGCTGGCGCTTTCGGAGTTCGATCCAGCCCCCAGGCAAACGCTGGGATGGTTTGAAGGACAACGATCAGTGGCAGAAGGGCTACCTGAAAGAGGGCAGCACCGCCTTGCGCGAGATAAACTTCTGGATCGGGGGATAA